In the genome of Dermacentor silvarum isolate Dsil-2018 chromosome 1, BIME_Dsil_1.4, whole genome shotgun sequence, one region contains:
- the LOC119446227 gene encoding isocitrate dehydrogenase [NADP] cytoplasmic-like yields the protein MEKLKCGPVVEMRGGDMARVVWDQVWERLVEKYVDADLRSFDLSIEHRNQTNDTVTLNAAQALKDVLEKYHLKRTWMSPNGVIRNALGGDVFQKSIACRNIPPLVKQWRRSIIIARHAFGVQYNSQDFVVPGPGTLQIKYSPSIGAPYNRDVSAGKFNT from the exons ATGGAGAAACTCAAGTGCGGGCCCGTGGTCGAGATGCGGGGTGGAGACATGGCACGCGTCGTCTGGGACCAGGTCTGGGAGAGGCTCGTCGAGAAGTACGTGGACGCCGACCTGAGGTCTTTCGATCTGTCAATCGAACATCGCAACCAGACCAACGACACGGTCACCCTGAATGCCGCCCAGGCGCTCAAG GACGTTCTCGAGAAGTACCACTTGAAGCGCACGTGGATGTCACCCAACGGCGTCATTCGCAACGCCCTCGGTGGTGACGTGTTCCAGAAGTCCATCGCCTGCCGCAACATCCCTCCGCTCGTGAAGCAGTGGCGCAGGTCCATCATCATCGCGCGCCACGCGTTCGGCGTCCAGTACAACAGCCAGGACTTCGTGGTCCCCGGACCCGGCACGCTCCAGATCAAGTACTCACCCTCCATCGGAGCTCCCTACAACCGTGACGTAAGTGCCGGCAAATTTAATACGTAG